The Streptomyces sp. NBC_01197 genome window below encodes:
- a CDS encoding helix-turn-helix domain-containing protein: MAETLKKGSRVTGAARDKLAADLKKKYDSGASIRALAEETGRSYGFVHRMLSESGVTLRGRGGATRGKKAATA; the protein is encoded by the coding sequence GTGGCCGAGACTCTGAAGAAGGGCAGCCGGGTTACCGGCGCCGCGCGTGACAAGCTCGCGGCAGACCTGAAGAAGAAATACGACTCCGGTGCGAGCATCCGGGCACTGGCCGAAGAGACCGGCCGCTCCTACGGATTCGTCCACCGGATGCTCAGCGAGTCCGGTGTGACGCTGCGAGGACGCGGCGGAGCGACACGAGGCAAGAAGGCCGCAACCGCCTGA
- a CDS encoding enoyl-CoA hydratase/isomerase family protein, with the protein MTSLDYVLDKDGVRLTVEDAVATVTLANPAKRNAQSPALWRALTEAGRSLPGSVRVVVLRGEGKSFSAGLDRQAFTPEGFDGEPSFLDLARGDDATLDAAIAEYQEAFTWWRRTDLVTIAAVQGHAIGAGFQLALACDLRVVADDVQFAMRETSLGLVPDLTGTHPLVGLVGYARALEICATGRFVHADEAVRTGLANLAVPADELDGTVTDLAAALLAAPRDAVIETKALLLGAPDRTYEEQRTAERAGQARRLRDLAGLSD; encoded by the coding sequence ATGACCTCGCTCGACTACGTGCTCGACAAGGACGGCGTACGGCTGACCGTCGAGGACGCGGTTGCCACGGTGACGCTGGCCAACCCCGCGAAGCGCAACGCCCAGTCTCCCGCTCTGTGGCGGGCGTTGACAGAAGCGGGACGGTCACTGCCGGGCAGTGTCCGCGTCGTGGTGCTGCGCGGAGAGGGCAAGTCCTTCTCCGCGGGCCTGGACCGGCAGGCGTTCACGCCTGAGGGTTTCGACGGTGAACCGTCCTTCCTCGATCTGGCACGAGGTGATGACGCCACGCTCGACGCGGCCATCGCCGAGTACCAGGAGGCGTTCACCTGGTGGCGCCGCACCGACCTGGTCACGATCGCCGCCGTACAGGGCCATGCGATCGGTGCCGGGTTCCAGCTCGCTCTCGCGTGCGACCTGCGGGTCGTCGCCGATGACGTGCAGTTCGCCATGCGTGAGACCAGCCTCGGACTCGTCCCCGACCTCACCGGCACGCACCCGCTGGTGGGGCTCGTCGGCTATGCCCGGGCGCTGGAAATCTGCGCCACCGGCCGGTTCGTGCACGCCGACGAAGCCGTCCGTACGGGCCTGGCCAATCTGGCCGTCCCCGCCGACGAGCTCGACGGAACGGTCACCGACCTGGCGGCCGCCCTGCTCGCCGCCCCCCGCGACGCGGTCATCGAGACCAAGGCACTGCTGCTCGGAGCACCGGACCGTACCTACGAGGAGCAGCGGACAGCCGAGCGCGCCGGGCAGGCCCGCAGGCTGCGTGACCTGGCGGGACTGTCCGACTGA
- a CDS encoding Asp23/Gls24 family envelope stress response protein, which produces MTAQVAPAERGSTRIADRVVSKIAAQAAREAIGPVPDGGTAPHATVTVQDSRARVRVSLDLGYPSDIGAQCGAVRRRVAQRVESLAGMEVPEVAVQVERLHSEQTRRSDGERAR; this is translated from the coding sequence ATGACCGCTCAGGTGGCGCCTGCGGAACGCGGTTCGACCCGCATCGCCGACCGGGTCGTGTCGAAGATCGCGGCGCAGGCGGCGCGTGAGGCGATCGGCCCGGTGCCCGACGGCGGAACGGCCCCGCACGCCACGGTCACCGTGCAGGACTCCCGGGCGCGGGTGCGGGTCAGTCTGGACCTCGGCTATCCGTCCGACATCGGCGCGCAGTGCGGTGCGGTACGCCGCCGGGTGGCCCAGCGGGTCGAGTCGCTGGCGGGCATGGAGGTGCCCGAGGTGGCGGTACAGGTCGAGCGGCTGCACTCCGAGCAGACCCGCCGTTCCGACGGGGAGAGGGCCCGATGA
- a CDS encoding SDR family oxidoreductase: MDLGLKDRVYVVTGATRGLGFASARELAADGAKVIITGRDAETARAAAAELGPGVLGVAADNSDPAAAERLIATAREHFGRFDGILISVGGPAAGSAADNTDEQWRTAFEAVFLGAVRLARTAAAELSDGGVIGLVLSGSVHEPIGGLTISNGLRPGLAGFAKSLADEVGPRGIRVVGLLPGRIDTDRVRHLDTLGGDPEAARTRSEAGIPLRRYGRPEEFGRTAAFVLSPGASYLTGIMLSVDGGSRRGF; the protein is encoded by the coding sequence ATGGATCTTGGACTGAAGGACCGCGTCTACGTCGTCACCGGAGCCACCAGGGGGCTCGGGTTCGCCTCCGCACGCGAGCTGGCGGCCGACGGGGCGAAGGTGATCATCACCGGGCGCGACGCGGAAACGGCGCGAGCGGCGGCGGCCGAACTCGGTCCCGGTGTGCTCGGGGTGGCGGCCGACAACAGCGACCCCGCGGCCGCCGAGCGGCTGATCGCCACCGCGCGGGAGCATTTCGGCCGCTTCGACGGCATCCTCATCAGCGTCGGCGGGCCGGCCGCCGGCTCCGCGGCCGACAACACCGACGAGCAGTGGCGGACGGCCTTCGAGGCGGTCTTCCTCGGCGCGGTGCGGCTCGCCCGCACCGCCGCGGCCGAGCTGTCCGACGGCGGCGTCATCGGCCTGGTGCTCTCCGGCTCGGTGCACGAGCCCATCGGCGGGCTGACGATCTCCAACGGGCTCCGCCCCGGCCTCGCCGGTTTCGCCAAGTCGCTCGCCGACGAGGTGGGTCCGCGCGGGATCCGGGTGGTCGGGCTGCTGCCCGGCCGGATCGACACGGACCGGGTACGGCACCTGGACACGCTCGGCGGTGACCCGGAGGCCGCGCGCACGAGGAGCGAGGCGGGGATCCCGCTACGGCGCTACGGGCGGCCTGAGGAGTTCGGCAGGACGGCAGCGTTCGTGCTGTCGCCGGGGGCCTCGTACCTCACCGGGATCATGCTGTCGGTCGACGGCGGCTCCCGGCGCGGATTCTGA
- a CDS encoding glycoside hydrolase family 15 protein, with protein MTQRIEDYALIGDLQTAALVGRDGSIDWLCLPRFDSAACFASLLGDDENGHWRIAPAGAGNCTRRSYRDESLVLESVWETATGTVKVIDFMPQRDTAPDIMRIVEGVSGEVEMAGTLRLRFDYGSVIPWMRRSDGHRVAVAGPDAVWLRSEPAVKTWGQHFSTCSSFTVAAGEKVAFVLTWHPSQEPRPPLVDPHEALVSTLEDWHEWSVRCRYRGPYREAVIRSLITLKALTFAPTGGIVAAPTTSLPEEIGGVRNWDYRFCWLRDSTLTLGALLACGYLEEAGAWRDWLLRAVAGNPGDLQIMYGLAGERRLPETELEWLRGHEGSAPVRTGNGAVTQLQLDVYGEVIDSLHLARTAGIANEPHAWSLQLALLGFLESRWREPDEGLWEVRGPRRHFVHSKVMAWVAADRAVRTLEAAPKLRGDVERWRRMRDAVHQEVCEKGFDKERNTFTQSYGSTDLDAATLLIPQVGFLPPDDPRVVGTVDAVRAELCHDGLVRRYSVAGPSVDGLPGGEGTFLVCSFWLADALRMTGRIKEAEALLEKLLALRNDVGLLAEEYDPVAGRQLGNFPQAFSHIGLVNTALGLARALGAPEEDAG; from the coding sequence GTGACCCAACGCATCGAGGACTACGCCCTCATCGGCGATCTGCAGACCGCGGCCCTGGTCGGCAGGGACGGCTCCATCGACTGGCTGTGCCTGCCCCGCTTCGACTCGGCGGCGTGCTTCGCCTCGCTGCTCGGCGACGACGAGAACGGCCACTGGCGCATCGCACCGGCCGGAGCCGGCAACTGCACCAGGCGGAGCTACCGGGACGAGTCGCTCGTCCTGGAGTCGGTCTGGGAGACGGCGACCGGCACGGTCAAGGTCATCGACTTCATGCCGCAGCGCGACACCGCCCCGGACATCATGCGCATCGTCGAAGGTGTCAGCGGCGAGGTGGAGATGGCGGGAACGCTACGCCTGCGCTTCGACTACGGCTCGGTCATCCCGTGGATGCGCCGCTCGGACGGGCACCGGGTCGCGGTGGCGGGTCCGGACGCGGTGTGGCTGCGCAGCGAGCCGGCCGTGAAGACCTGGGGCCAGCACTTCTCCACCTGCTCGTCGTTCACGGTGGCCGCGGGCGAGAAGGTGGCGTTCGTGCTCACCTGGCACCCTTCGCAGGAACCGCGCCCTCCGCTGGTGGACCCGCACGAGGCACTGGTCAGCACGCTGGAGGACTGGCACGAGTGGTCGGTGCGCTGCCGGTACCGGGGCCCCTACCGCGAGGCCGTGATCCGCTCGCTGATCACCCTCAAGGCGCTCACCTTCGCCCCGACCGGCGGCATCGTCGCGGCCCCGACCACCTCCCTCCCGGAGGAGATCGGGGGCGTACGCAACTGGGACTACCGGTTCTGCTGGCTGCGCGACTCCACGCTCACCCTCGGCGCACTGCTGGCCTGCGGCTATCTGGAGGAGGCCGGGGCGTGGCGCGACTGGCTGCTGCGCGCGGTCGCGGGCAACCCCGGTGATCTGCAGATCATGTACGGGCTCGCGGGCGAGCGGCGGCTGCCCGAGACGGAGCTGGAGTGGCTGCGCGGCCACGAGGGATCCGCGCCGGTGCGTACCGGGAACGGAGCCGTGACCCAGCTGCAGCTCGACGTGTACGGCGAGGTCATCGACTCGCTCCATCTGGCCCGCACGGCGGGTATTGCCAATGAGCCGCACGCCTGGAGCCTCCAGCTGGCCCTGCTCGGCTTCCTTGAGTCGCGCTGGCGCGAGCCGGACGAGGGGCTGTGGGAAGTACGCGGCCCGCGCCGCCACTTCGTGCACTCCAAGGTGATGGCGTGGGTGGCCGCCGACCGCGCCGTACGCACCCTGGAGGCCGCGCCGAAGCTGCGCGGGGACGTGGAGCGGTGGCGGCGGATGCGCGACGCGGTACACCAGGAGGTGTGCGAGAAAGGCTTCGACAAGGAGCGCAACACCTTCACCCAGTCGTACGGCTCCACCGATCTGGACGCCGCGACGCTGCTCATTCCCCAGGTCGGCTTCCTGCCGCCGGACGACCCGCGGGTGGTCGGGACGGTCGACGCCGTACGTGCGGAGCTGTGCCACGACGGCCTGGTCCGCCGCTACAGCGTGGCGGGGCCGTCGGTGGACGGACTGCCGGGCGGCGAGGGGACGTTCCTGGTCTGCTCGTTCTGGCTGGCGGACGCGCTGCGGATGACCGGGCGGATCAAGGAGGCCGAGGCGCTCCTCGAAAAGCTGCTGGCGCTCCGCAACGACGTCGGGCTGCTGGCGGAGGAGTACGACCCGGTGGCCGGGCGCCAACTCGGCAACTTCCCGCAGGCGTTCAGCCACATCGGCCTGGTGAACACCGCACTCGGGCTGGCCCGCGCGCTGGGGGCGCCCGAGGAGGATGCAGGATAG
- a CDS encoding ABC-F family ATP-binding cassette domain-containing protein, whose protein sequence is MITASGIELRAGARILIESASFRIAKGDRIGLVGRNGAGKTTLTKCLAGEGVPAGGTITRSGEVGYLPQDPRTGDLDVLARDRILSARELDSVLRKMRENEERMANGQGATREKAMKKYERLETEFLTKGGYAAEAEAATIAAALGLPDRVLGQPLHTLSGGQRRRVELARILFSDADTLLLDEPTNHLDADSIVWLREYLKNYRGGFIVISHDEELVETVVNKVFYLDANRTQIDVYNMGWKLYQQQREADERRRKRERQNAEKKAASLNSQADKMRAKATKTVAAQNMAKRADRLLAGLEAVRVSDKVAKLRFPDPAPCGRTPLMAEGLSKSYGSLEIFTDVDLAVDKGSRVVILGLNGAGKTTLLKLLAGAEKPDTGEVIEGHGLKMGYYAQEHETLDPDRSVLENMRSAAPDLDLVQVRKTLGSFLFSGDDVDKPAGVLSGGEKTRLALATLVVSSANVLLLDEPTNNLDPASREEILGALRTYKGAVILVTHDEGAVHALEPERIILLPDGVEDLWGPDYADLVALA, encoded by the coding sequence GTGATCACCGCTTCCGGCATCGAGCTGCGCGCCGGCGCCCGCATCCTCATCGAATCCGCCTCCTTCCGTATCGCCAAGGGCGACCGCATCGGCCTGGTCGGCCGCAACGGCGCGGGCAAGACCACGCTCACCAAGTGCCTCGCCGGCGAGGGTGTCCCCGCCGGGGGCACCATCACCCGCTCCGGCGAGGTCGGCTATCTCCCGCAGGACCCGCGCACCGGCGACCTCGATGTGCTCGCCCGCGACCGCATCCTCTCCGCCCGCGAGCTGGACTCCGTGTTGCGCAAGATGCGGGAGAACGAGGAGCGCATGGCGAACGGGCAGGGTGCGACCCGCGAGAAGGCGATGAAGAAGTACGAGCGCCTGGAGACGGAGTTCCTCACCAAGGGCGGGTACGCGGCCGAGGCCGAGGCGGCCACCATCGCCGCCGCACTCGGACTGCCCGACCGGGTGCTCGGCCAGCCGCTCCACACGCTCTCCGGTGGTCAGCGCCGCCGGGTCGAGCTGGCCAGGATCCTCTTCTCGGACGCCGACACCCTGCTCCTCGACGAGCCCACCAACCACCTCGACGCCGACTCCATCGTCTGGCTGCGCGAGTACCTGAAGAACTACCGCGGCGGCTTCATCGTGATCTCCCACGATGAAGAACTGGTCGAGACGGTGGTCAACAAGGTCTTCTATCTGGACGCCAACCGCACCCAGATCGATGTCTACAACATGGGGTGGAAGCTCTACCAGCAGCAGCGCGAGGCCGACGAGAGGCGCCGCAAGCGCGAGCGCCAGAACGCCGAGAAGAAGGCCGCGTCCCTCAACTCGCAGGCCGACAAGATGCGAGCCAAGGCGACCAAGACCGTCGCCGCGCAGAACATGGCCAAGCGCGCGGACCGGCTGCTCGCCGGTCTCGAAGCCGTCCGGGTGTCCGACAAGGTCGCCAAACTGCGCTTCCCCGACCCCGCGCCGTGCGGCAGGACCCCGCTGATGGCGGAGGGCCTGTCCAAGTCGTACGGCTCGCTGGAGATCTTCACCGATGTCGATCTCGCGGTCGACAAGGGTTCCCGCGTCGTCATCCTCGGCCTCAACGGCGCGGGCAAGACCACGCTGCTGAAGCTGCTGGCCGGCGCCGAGAAGCCCGACACCGGCGAGGTCATCGAGGGCCACGGCCTGAAGATGGGCTACTACGCCCAGGAGCACGAGACGCTCGACCCCGACCGCTCGGTGCTGGAGAACATGCGCTCAGCCGCGCCTGATCTCGACCTGGTCCAGGTCCGCAAGACGCTCGGCTCGTTCCTCTTCTCGGGCGACGACGTCGACAAGCCCGCCGGGGTCCTCTCCGGCGGTGAGAAGACCCGGCTGGCACTGGCCACCCTCGTCGTCTCGTCGGCCAACGTCCTCCTGCTCGACGAGCCCACCAACAACCTCGACCCGGCCAGCCGCGAGGAGATCCTCGGCGCGCTCCGCACCTACAAGGGCGCGGTCATCCTCGTCACCCACGACGAGGGCGCGGTGCACGCCCTGGAGCCGGAGCGGATCATCCTGCTGCCCGACGGCGTCGAGGACCTGTGGGGTCCGGACTACGCGGATCTCGTGGCACTGGCCTGA
- the amaP gene encoding alkaline shock response membrane anchor protein AmaP, with amino-acid sequence MLKTVNRVLLTLAGLVLLAIGGAVLAAGLHLAVPSWWPWSGPHDVLLSTERRTKWRGDSWWWPAVIAAFAAIVLLALWWLLAQLRRSRLSEVLVDSGDGDGARLRGRALENVLAAEAESLHGVDSAMVRLTGRRTSPAARIGMSLAPHSEPVSALSDLTTGALAHARESAGLAGLPAEVQLRTVKHRARRVT; translated from the coding sequence ATGCTGAAGACGGTCAACCGGGTGCTGCTGACTCTCGCCGGACTGGTACTGCTCGCCATCGGCGGGGCGGTGCTGGCGGCGGGGCTGCACCTCGCCGTTCCCTCGTGGTGGCCATGGAGCGGACCGCACGACGTCCTGCTCAGCACGGAGCGCCGCACCAAGTGGCGCGGCGACAGCTGGTGGTGGCCGGCGGTCATCGCGGCGTTCGCCGCCATCGTGCTGCTCGCACTGTGGTGGCTGCTCGCCCAGCTGCGCCGCTCGCGGCTCTCCGAGGTGCTGGTCGACAGCGGCGACGGGGACGGGGCGCGGCTCAGGGGCCGGGCGCTGGAGAACGTACTGGCGGCCGAGGCCGAGTCGCTGCACGGCGTCGACAGCGCGATGGTGCGGCTGACCGGCCGGCGCACCTCCCCCGCTGCCCGGATCGGTATGTCGCTCGCGCCGCACTCGGAGCCGGTGTCGGCGCTCTCGGACCTCACCACCGGGGCCCTGGCGCACGCCCGCGAGTCGGCCGGACTGGCCGGACTTCCCGCCGAGGTCCAGCTGCGCACCGTGAAGCACCGCGCGCGCCGGGTGACCTGA
- a CDS encoding DUF6286 domain-containing protein: protein MSEADDTTRRLPVMEKTPAGPSGPGSATAYAPVPGSGGRARRFWSRRRTPAALLALVLLGAAGMLLYDVSAVRAGRPAMHWRHVVAHDLAMRPLDSIWIKVCAGVVMAIGLWLIVLALTPGLRSLLPMRRDSPQVRAGLARDAAALVLRDRAMEVPGVQSVRIRMKRSKVKVRARSHFRELDDVRTDLNGAMATGITGLGLASRPRLSVHVSRPARKG, encoded by the coding sequence ATGAGCGAAGCGGACGACACGACGCGGCGGCTTCCCGTCATGGAGAAGACCCCGGCCGGGCCCAGCGGTCCCGGCTCCGCCACGGCGTACGCACCGGTGCCCGGTTCGGGTGGCCGGGCGAGGCGTTTCTGGTCGCGGCGCAGGACACCCGCGGCGCTGCTCGCGCTCGTGCTGCTCGGGGCGGCTGGGATGCTGCTGTACGACGTGTCGGCGGTCCGGGCCGGGCGGCCCGCGATGCACTGGCGCCATGTGGTCGCCCACGATCTGGCGATGCGACCCCTCGACAGCATCTGGATCAAGGTCTGCGCGGGGGTGGTGATGGCCATCGGCCTCTGGCTGATCGTCCTGGCGCTCACCCCGGGGCTGCGTTCGCTGCTGCCGATGCGGCGCGACAGTCCGCAGGTGAGGGCAGGGCTCGCACGGGACGCGGCGGCGCTGGTGCTGCGGGACCGGGCCATGGAGGTGCCCGGTGTGCAGTCCGTGCGCATCCGGATGAAGCGCTCCAAGGTCAAGGTGCGCGCCCGCTCGCACTTCCGCGAACTCGACGACGTACGGACCGACTTGAACGGTGCGATGGCGACGGGGATCACCGGTCTGGGGCTCGCGTCGCGGCCGCGGCTCTCCGTCCACGTGAGCCGTCCGGCCAGGAAGGGCTGA
- a CDS encoding SURF1 family cytochrome oxidase biogenesis protein, which translates to MYRFLLTRQWVILALVSLVLMPTMIKLGFWQLHRHEHKVAQNTLIGKNLKSKPVPVGDLTSPGHTVPYDQYWRQVTATGHYDTAHEVVVRRRTSADGTVGYHVLTPFVLDGGKTVLINRGWVADNGSQLTLPRIPAAPKGRLTVAGRLMADETTSASGIKNEKGLPPHQVMLINSVEESKALGRQVLGGYIEQTAPQPRGGSPELIPAPEHSDIGPHMAYAVQWWLFTAGVPIGFVVLVRREKRERAAAASESTPEPVPAAA; encoded by the coding sequence GTGTACCGCTTCCTGTTGACACGGCAGTGGGTGATTCTCGCCCTTGTCTCACTCGTCCTGATGCCGACGATGATCAAGCTTGGCTTCTGGCAACTGCACCGCCATGAACACAAGGTCGCGCAGAACACGCTCATCGGCAAGAACCTCAAGTCGAAGCCCGTTCCGGTCGGAGACCTCACCTCCCCCGGGCACACCGTGCCGTACGACCAGTACTGGCGCCAGGTGACGGCGACCGGCCACTACGACACCGCGCACGAGGTCGTCGTACGGCGCAGGACCTCGGCCGACGGCACCGTCGGGTACCACGTACTGACGCCCTTCGTCCTGGACGGCGGCAAGACCGTACTCATCAACCGCGGCTGGGTCGCGGACAACGGCAGCCAGCTCACGCTCCCCAGGATCCCGGCCGCCCCCAAGGGCAGGCTGACGGTGGCCGGCCGGCTGATGGCCGACGAGACGACCAGTGCCAGCGGGATCAAGAACGAGAAGGGGCTGCCGCCCCACCAGGTGATGCTGATCAACAGCGTCGAGGAGTCGAAGGCACTGGGCCGACAGGTGCTCGGCGGCTACATCGAGCAGACCGCGCCCCAGCCCAGGGGCGGCTCGCCCGAGCTGATCCCCGCGCCCGAGCATTCGGACATCGGCCCGCACATGGCGTACGCCGTCCAGTGGTGGCTCTTCACCGCCGGGGTGCCCATCGGGTTCGTGGTCCTCGTACGCCGTGAGAAGCGCGAACGGGCCGCGGCGGCGTCGGAGAGCACACCCGAACCGGTGCCCGCTGCTGCTTAG
- a CDS encoding Asp23/Gls24 family envelope stress response protein: MSETPQQNQSDTSDKGPTGQGPGRPDVTKRGGGAPGSRGRTTIADGVVEKIAGLAARDVPGVHAMGSGISRTFGAVRDRVPGGGTKSVTRGVKAEVGEVQTALDLEIVVEYGVSISEVARDVRENVISAVERMTGLEVVEVNIAVSDVKLPDEEDDEEPESRLQ; the protein is encoded by the coding sequence ATGAGTGAGACCCCGCAGCAGAACCAGTCCGACACCTCTGACAAGGGCCCCACGGGCCAGGGCCCAGGCAGGCCCGATGTGACCAAGCGCGGCGGCGGCGCCCCCGGCTCCCGTGGCCGGACCACCATCGCGGACGGCGTGGTGGAGAAGATCGCCGGTCTGGCGGCGCGCGACGTGCCCGGCGTGCACGCGATGGGCAGCGGTATCTCGCGTACGTTCGGCGCGGTGCGCGACCGGGTGCCCGGCGGCGGCACCAAGTCCGTGACGCGCGGGGTGAAAGCCGAGGTCGGTGAGGTCCAGACGGCTCTCGATCTGGAGATCGTCGTCGAGTACGGCGTGTCGATCTCGGAGGTCGCCCGCGATGTGCGGGAGAACGTCATCTCTGCCGTGGAGCGCATGACGGGACTTGAGGTCGTCGAGGTCAATATCGCGGTCAGCGATGTGAAGCTGCCCGACGAGGAAGACGATGAAGAGCCGGAGTCCCGACTTCAGTAA